Sequence from the Pongo pygmaeus isolate AG05252 chromosome 23, NHGRI_mPonPyg2-v2.0_pri, whole genome shotgun sequence genome:
ATGGCCGATCTAGAGAAGTTCTGCCTAGTAAGTGGAAGGATGAAATTCTCAGACCAGCTAACCTCTAATGGGAGTTGGTTTCTGATTCTCATTCAGGCTTCTCACGGCATTCAGCAGCAGCGTTGCTGTAAGCGACAGAGACACCTTCGAATTAAGCACATTCCTCGATTCCAGCAAAGCACCGCAACATGACCGAAATGAGCTTCCTGAGCAGCGAGGTGTTGGTGGGGGACTTGATGTCCGCCTTCGACCAGTCGGGTTTGGGGGCTGAAGAAAGCCTAGGTCTCTTAGATGACTATCTGGAGGTGGCCAAGCACTTCAAACCTCATGGGTTCTCCAGCGACAAGGCTAAGGCGGGCTCCTCCGAATGGCTGGCTGTGGATGGGTTGGTCAGTCCCTCCAACAACAGCAAGGGTGAGTGGGTCACCACCACATCATCCAGGTGGGATCTAGGGTTAGGGGCCTGCTACCTTTGTATCTGACTCACTTGGCCCCATCGCTCAAATCTTTTGCAGAGGATGCCTTCTCCGGGACAGATTGGATGTTGGAGAAAATGGATTTGAAGGAGTTCGACTTTGATGCCCTGTTGGGTATAGATGATCTGGAAACCATGCCAGATGACCTTTTGACCACGTTGGATGACACTTGTGATCTCTTTGCCCCTCTAGTCCAGGAGACTAATAAGGAGCCCCCCCAGACAGTGAACCCAATTGGCCATCTCCCAGAAAGTTTAACAAAACCCGACCAGGTTGCCCCCTTCACCTTCTTGCAACCTCTTCCCGTTTCCCCAGGGGTCCTGTCCTCCACTCCAGATCATTCCTTTAGTTTAGAGCTGGGCAGTGAAGTGGATATCACTGAAGGAGATAGGAAGCCAGACTCCACTGCTTATGTTATTACCATGATCCCTCAGTGCATAAAGGAGGAAGACACCCCTTCAGATAATGATAGTGGCATCTGTATGAGCCCAGAGTCCTATCTGGGGTCTCCTCAGCATAGCCCCTCTACCAGGGGCTCTCCAAATAGGAGCCTCCCATCTGCAGGTGTTCTCTGTGGGTCTGGGCGCCCCAAACCTTACGATCCTCCTGGAGAGAAGATGGTAGCAGCAAAAGTAAAGGGTGAGAAGCTGGATAAGAAGCTGAAAAAAATGGAGCAAAACAAGACAGCAGCCACTAGGTACCGCCAGAAGAAGAGGGCGGAGCAGGAGGCTCTCACTGGAGAGTGTAAAGAGCTGGAAAAGAAGAACGAGGCTCTAAAAGAGAGGGCGGATTCCCTGGCCAAGGAGATCCAGTACCTGAAAGATTTGATAGAAGAGGTCCGCAAGGCAAGGGGGAAGAAAAGGGTCCCCTAGTTGAGGGTAGTCAGGAGCGTCAATGTGCTTGTACAGAGTCTGCTGTAGCTGTGTGTtccaataaattattttgtagggAAAGTACTTGTGCATGTGAATTCCTTCTCTGGCAAAGTAACTGAATGAAGCGCCACTCACCCACCCCTAGCTGGTCTTAACATTTCCTGTGAGATCTGGGGGAGGAGGGCAGTCCAAGGCTGAAGATTGGTTCCTAGAGTGGGATTTGCTCAGCCCGGCTAGGTGTAGGCCACGATGGCTGATTCATGGGGCCCTGGAGCCTGATAATTGGTCAGTTATAGCAAGCTGGGTCCTTTGCCCGGAGCTGAGTGCTGGTTGTATAGGGAGGAGGCTGGAGATCTCTGGGAGGTTCAGAGGGAGGGACAGCCTGGGCCTCCACCTGCTTATTCAAGAGTGCTTCATGCCAACAGCTATCGTGTAAAACCCTGGATGAGGTTGCACAGTCTTTGAGATGGCACACAAGATTAGGTTTCACTTGTTACCTGAACAGTTCTGCAGAAGCCTCATCCTGAAGAAAGAAATGGCTCTTGGAAATTGATGCTGAAGCAGGACAGGAGCTGAGGGTTGGCCTCCGTTTCCCCTTACGGGGTGGAAGGATGACAGCCTGCGCAGGTTCTGGCTAGAGCTGGGCACAAAGGCAGGCGACAGTTCCGGTGAAGCCTGTTGTGCCTGCTGGTATCTAAACTAGAAGGCCTGACGGCCTCAGGACATGTTAGGATGGATCAGTGCTTAGAAGCCACACCTCCTCGCTGCAGCTTCAGACTTCTGGCCGGGTGACTTCGCCTTTCCAGGCAGGCGATGTCTTTTGTCCTTTGTTGCGGATGAATGCATGAATGCAAGGATCAGCCCAGCCCGGGTAGGTCTGCCCTTCCTCTTGTGTCCTTCGGGATTAGCCACATTTTCTGTCTGTGGAAGGTAGTGTAGACCTGGTGTGCCCGGCGAATGGCTGGGAGGAGAGAGGGTGAGTGCAGCCCAGGCACTGCTGTAACTGAGCACAGCATATGTGTTCTTTCACTCAGTCCCCGCAGCACACCCATGAGGCAGACGCCACAcccaggaggatttttttttttttttgagatggagtctcactgtcgcccaggctggagtgcagtggcgtgatcgcggctcactgcaaactccacttcccgggttcatgccattctcctgcctcagcctcccgggtagctgggactacaggcgcccgccaccatgcccagctaatttttttttgtatttttagtagagaggggatttcaccgtgttagccaggatggtctggatctcctgacttcatgatccacccgcctcggcctcccaaagtgctgggattacaggcgtgagccactgcgcccggccttttttttttttttttgagacagggtctctctgttgcccaggctagagggcaatggtgcattctcggctcaccacaacctccacctcccggattcaaatgattctcctgcctccgcctcctgagtagctgggattatagactcccgccaccacgcccagctcaccAAGGAGGATTTTGAGCAAagaggtagagctgggatttgaacccaggactcgGGCTCCAGTCTGGGCTCTTCATTTTGCCTCTTGAGCTGGAAACAAATGGCCCGTAATGACCTGCACGGTGGGGCCCACATGACCTTTCTGGTGCCCAGCATAGACTGTCACCTGAGAGCCAACTGTTGATGGAATGCATGCAACTGGTTGTGGAGAAGTTGCCTGAGGCACCACTGGTAGTGGGCATCACACATGGGTCTTGGACCTGGTGCTCTTTGAGGTCTTTCCTGTTGAGATTCTAGGATTCTCCAAAGGCCATGGGCCTCCATCTACATCCAGGTACTAAATAGGTGTTAGGGTGTGGCCAGGAGCATCAGAGTCATCCAGTGCCAGTGGGGGTCGGCCCTCATTTGGCAGAcgagaaactgaggcaccaagaaGGGCAGTGCAGGTCAGTGGTGTGGAGCCAGGATGCTGGGGCTGTGCCCTTCCCAGGCCCCTGCAGCTAAGGCCTCCCACACCCAGAAGGCACCAGCTCAGGTCACAGTGGATTTGCCCTTCTCCCTGACCTCACCTCCTCCCCTCACTGTGCTCCCGGCCTCTCTCCATCTGTCTGCCAAGCTTGGTCCTGCCTCAGAGCCTTGCACTTGCtgtttttttgtaacttttttctcCATTGAGTTTATCTGTATACAGATTCactttctgttctccattccctAACTACAATATAAGCTCACTCTATGGCAGCAGGTATTTTGCTGTCTTGCTCATTCCCGTATTTCCAGGACTACAGCAGTGCCTGGGAAATAGCAAAAATGACTGCAGCGAAAATGTTCAAAGAGCTCTGAGGTTCTAGGCGCCTTCCAGTGATGAGCTCAGAGTCCTCCTGAGAGGCTGTGAGGAGGGTCTTATGACTGTAACCCTCTTACTGATGCAGCTGAGACTCAGACTTAGGTACCCCCTTGGGAAGTCTGGCCTGTGGGTGGACACTGGCCCATGGGCAGGTGGTATAGGCAGTGATAGTGGCCTGGACAGACGGGCTGGATTCGGCTAGGCAGATATCTGTTCCGGAGAGCCCAGCACAATAAGGGGTACGGGAAGAGGGGGCAGAAATGAAGTTGATGTCTGGCCACCACCCTGCATGGGGAAACTTGTGGCCCCTGccaggccttggccagcccagccTAGGCTGACCAGGTCAGAGGTGGAGCTGGGCTTTACCCAGTGACCAGGGGCCCGGGGTGGGGGATAGGAAGGGACCTCACAGGCGGGAGCAGACAGCACTCAGCATTTTTTCCTGCTTTGTGTCTGGGACAAGGCCGTAGGTTGTGGAGAGCAGAGAACGACCATCTTTTCTACAACTAGTCCTGAGTGGGTGCCCGCTCTGCACTACACTGTCTGGGTGCTGGCCACAGCAGTGAGCCAAGTAGGTAaacatccctgccctcatggagctttgCTTCTGGTAAAGGAGACAGATGGAccctaaaaagaagaaagatgtgaCATGTGTCACATTCAGATGTGACACAGCAGCTGGGTCGGGCTTGGACATGCTGGGCATGCTCCTTAAGACGGGTGCTTACGGAGTTGCAGGGGTCAGCCCGGCAGGGGACTGGGCTGGGATTGGCAAGGAGAGGCGGCCAGGATGTGGGTGTGAAGAGAGGGAACCTCCCCGCTGCCAAACAAGAGAAAGGATGGAGGGCCCATTTCCTGAGATGGGGAAAACCAGGGGAAGAGCATGATTTTATTTCAAAGAGGCCAGGGAGAAATAAAAAGTCCCTggctttggtaggccaaggcaggtggatcacaaggtcaggagttcaagaacagcctggccaatatggtgaaaccccatct
This genomic interval carries:
- the ATF4 gene encoding cyclic AMP-dependent transcription factor ATF-4; the protein is MTEMSFLSSEVLVGDLMSAFDQSGLGAEESLGLLDDYLEVAKHFKPHGFSSDKAKAGSSEWLAVDGLVSPSNNSKEDAFSGTDWMLEKMDLKEFDFDALLGIDDLETMPDDLLTTLDDTCDLFAPLVQETNKEPPQTVNPIGHLPESLTKPDQVAPFTFLQPLPVSPGVLSSTPDHSFSLELGSEVDITEGDRKPDSTAYVITMIPQCIKEEDTPSDNDSGICMSPESYLGSPQHSPSTRGSPNRSLPSAGVLCGSGRPKPYDPPGEKMVAAKVKGEKLDKKLKKMEQNKTAATRYRQKKRAEQEALTGECKELEKKNEALKERADSLAKEIQYLKDLIEEVRKARGKKRVP